The Bradyrhizobium guangxiense genomic sequence GCACATTTTTCCGGTCGACGCGTTAGGCCAGTCAACTACCGATCGGGATTTAGGTCGTTCATCGCCCATACAGGTTTGCGGCGATCAAATGACCGGCTGAAAAAACCTGAGCGTCGTCAATAACTCGAAAGCTGTTCCGATGGGGAAGGGCCACCTGACTGGGGCCGTCATGGCCAGCGTCGTGGCTTGTGTCACGCTGCTTTCGCTCGCATTCGCGAGCGTGCCGGCGCGCGCCCAGACGGCCTTCGACCGGCCGGGCGGCGATTATTTCAGCACACCGGTCGCCTCGGGCGATCCCGAGGATTGCGCGCTGCTGTGCGAGCGCGACCGCCGCTGCCGGTCGTGGAGCTTCAGCTATCCGGACGTCGAGGGCGGCTCGGCGGTGTGCTGGCTGAAGAACACCGTGCCTGCGCGCGTGCCGGGAAGCTGCTGTATTTCCGGCGTGCGCGGCGCCGGCGTGATCGAGCCGCGGGTCGAGGGCGTGGAGACGTCGATCGACCGCCCCGGCGGGGACTTGCGCAATTTCGACCTGAAGGACGGGGAGAGCGTGGAGACCTGCAAGGCCGCATGCACCGCCGACAACAAGTGCCGGGCCTTCACCTATGCCCGTCCCGGCTACACCGGACGCGAGGCGCGCTGCTACCTGAAAAAGGAAATCAAGCCGCCGCGGCGGAAGGCGGGGTTCACGTCGGGCGTGGTGAGATAGGCAAGGTGGCATGGGGTGGGCAAAGGCGCCTTTGGGCCGTGCCCACGATCTTCCGATACGGCCACAGACGTGTGGGCACGCTTCCGCCTTCGCTCTTCGAGCTACGGCGGACAAGTCGCTTTGCCACCCTACGGCACCTCACTGCGCCGCAATCACCGTAATCTCCGGCCACAGCGCCTTCCATCGCGCGGCCTTCGCCGCGTAATTCGCGACGGAAAAATTCGGTCCTGGATTTGGCCGCGCGATCAGGGCTGCGACGTCGTCAAACCCGTGCGGTGCGTAGACCTCGTAGCCATCGCTTGCGCGCCTGATGCCGATTTGCGTGTTCTGCGTGAGGAAGCGGTCGATGCCTTCGCTTGAGCTTCTCAGCGGCGGATAGGGCAGGCCGTGCTTGGTGGGGTACCATAGGTGCACGCGGGCCTGGTTGCGGACCTCGATCTTGGCATCGAGATGCGCGAGGCGCGCATGGAGGGTGCGGATGACCTCATCCTCCGCCTCCCACGAGGTGTCGCGGTCGAAATAGAACACATCGTAATCGGCGATGCCGTAATCGATCGGGCGCCCGGTGAGAACGTTCCACACCGTCTGCACCAGGCATCCCGAAACCAGCCATGCATCCGGCAGCGCGAGGCGATCGAGTTCATCGATGATCGCGGCGTTGACGGAATTTTGCAGGGCCAATGCGAGGAATTCGTCGCGGGTCATCGGAAATCGCTTCGCGCTTCCGCGTTGCCCACGCCACGACCTGCGCTTCAGTCAATGCACGGCGGTGAAGAACCGTGCCAGGCGGAATCCGGACAGCCAGGTCCACACCGGCTGGCCGCGCATCCCGAGATCCCAGGAGCCGAGCACCGCATCCGCACGGCCGATCAGGTTGTCGATCGGCAACAGGCCGACGCCGCCGGACCGCAGCGGCACGCGGCTGTCGGCGGAGTTGTCCCTGTTGTCGCCGAGCACGAAGAGGTGGCCGGGCGGCACCGTCACTTCCTGCGTGTTGTCGAGCGGGCCGTTGTCGCGCATCTTGAAGATCAGGTGCGAGACGCCGTTCGGCAGCGTCTCGACATAACGGTAGGCAGGCTCGCTGCCGCCATTGTCGTCCTCGGCGGCGCCAACGCCGTCCGGCTTGAGCTCGGCGGGACGGTCGTTGATGAAGAGCTGGCCCTGCCGCATCTGGATGCGGTCGCCGGGCAGGCCCACGACGCGCTTGACCCAGGCCTGCGAACGATCGGCGGGCCAGCGAAACACCACGACGTCGCCCTGCTTCGGCGTCTCCGCGAACACGCGGCCGCTCTCGGGCAGGCTAATCTGAATCGGCAGCGACGAGGTGCCGTAGCCATAGGGGAATTTCGAGGCGAGCAGCGCGTCGCCGATCAGCAGCGTCGGCTCCATCGAGCCCGACGGCACGTAGAACGGCTCGGCCAGCGCGCCCTTGGCGATGAACACGGCGGCCACGATGCCCGCGAGCTGAACGATCTGTCCGCCCCAGCCGCTGCTCTTCCGCTTGGAGGTGACAGTTGCTTTCTCAACGCTCATGCGCCCGTTCCACCCACTGTAATGCGTTCCATCAGCAGCGACGGCTGACCGACGCCGACGGGCACCCCTTGACCGTTCTTGCCGCAGGTGCCGATGCCGGTATCGAGCGCAAGGTCGTTGCCGATCATGCGGATCCGATGCAGGTCGGTCGGCCCGTTGCCGATCAGCATGGCGCCCTTCAGCGGCGCGCCCAGCTTGCCGTTCTCGATTTTGTAGGCCTCAGTGCATTGGAACACGTACTTGCCCGAGGTGATGTCGACCTGGCCGCCGCCGAAATTGGCGGCGAAGACGCCATTCTTCACCGAAGCGAGGATCTCGGCCGGATCGCGGTCACCCGCGAGCATGTAGGTGTTGGTCATGCGCGGCATCGGCACATGGGCATAGCCCTGACGGCGGCCGTTGCCGGTCGGCTTCATGTTCATCAGGCGTGCGTTCTGGCGGTCCTGCATGTAGCCGACGAGGATGCCGTCCTCGATCAGCACAGTGCGATTGGTCGGCGTGCCCTCGTCGTCGATCGACAGCGAGCCGCGGCGCGAGGCGATGGTGCCGTCGTCGACCACGGTGACGCCCTTGGCCGCGACCTGCTGACCCATCAGGCCGGCAAATGCGGACGTCTTCTTGCGGTTGAAGTCGCCTTCGAGGCCATGGCCGACCGCTTCATGCAGCATCACGCCGGGCCAGCCGGCCCCCAGCACCACATCCATCTCGCCGGCCGGGGCCGGAATCGATTCCAGATTGACGAGCGCCTCGCGCAGCGCGCCATCGGCGGCCTCGCGCCAGGACCTCGTCTCGATGAATTCGGCATAGCCGGCGCGGCCGCCATAGCCCTTGCTGCCGCTCTCCTGGCGGTCGCCCTGGCCGGCGACGACGGAGACGTTGACGCGCACGAGCGGACGGATGTCGCGATAGCTCTCGCCGTCCGGCCGCAGGATCTCGACGACCTGCCAGGTCGCGCCCAGGCTGACGCTGACTTGCCGCACCCGCGGATCCTTGTCGCGCAAATAGGCGTCGATTTCGGCGAGCAGTTTTACTTTTGTCTCGAAGCCCGGCGCATCAAGCGGGTTGTCGTCGCCATAGAGCCGTACATTGGTGTGCGGAGGCGGTGCGGCGAAACTGCCGGAATAGCCGCCGCGCACGGCCGCGACGGCGTCCGCAGCGCGCATCAGCGCCGGCAGCGAGACGTCGGAGGAGTGCGCATAGCCGACAGCGTCGTCCTTGACCGCGCGCAGGCCAAAGCCTTGCGAGGTGTCGTAGGTCGCCTGCTTCAGCCGCCCATTGTCGAACATCAGCGCTTCGGTCTGGCTGTATTCCAGGAACAGCTCGCCGTCGTCGGCACCGGAAAGTCCGCGTGCGACCTCGTGGCGAACCTGGTCGCGATCGAGATTGGCGCGGTCGAGCAGGGAAGTCGTGGCGGGATTGGTCATGCGTCCGTCCATTAGCGGAAGATGTGGGGCAAGATAATGGTTTCCCGGCTGTTCCGCGAGGGGCGGGGCGTCACATTACGGAAACGATAGGATGGGCGGGGGACTCACCGAAACGTGCCGCAAGCATCGATCCATCACCGTCATCCTGAGGTGCTCGCCTTGCAAAGCAAGGCGAGCCTCGAAGGGCGACAGCCCCGCTGGTAGCTCGGCCGTTCATCCTTCGAGGCTCGCACGGCAACGCGATCGCGCTGCCGAACTCGCGCCTCAGGATGACGGAATTGGAAACGTGTTCTCGGGCCGCCCCTATGGCAGCTTGTCGTAGCCCTCGCCAAGGCCATTCAGGCTAAGCGGGAAGCCGATGCCTTCTTCCGGGGTCTCGAAGATGATGAAGGTTGCAGTCTTGGCGCTGCGGAGCTGGCCGAGCAGCTTGTCGTCCATCACGACCTCGGCCACGCAGCCATTGGGCAGACATCTGACAAAACCGGCACGGCCGACGTCCTGGTTGTCGAGCTTGAGGCCGAGTCCGGAGGGCAGGAGCACCCCCAAGGGGGCAACCACGCGCATCAGGCGGCTCTTCTGGTCGGCGGTCTTGAGCACGATCACGGTCAGGCCGGCATTGGAGCGGTCTTCCGCGACCACGCTCTGGATCAGGGCGCATTGCTCGGTCTGGGCACCCGGCGGCGTGTCGCAGCGAATCTGCCAGTCGCCATGGACGGAGCGCACTGCGCCCTGCGCATGAGCGAGGCCGGGGAGCGCCAGAAGGACGATCGCAGCCAGCAGGGCGGCCAGCGCCGGGAGGTGGTGAACCTGCCTGCTAGCCTGCCTTGCCATCGATTTCGAAAACCCCATCGGGTCGGTCCCTCTGCTCGCCTTCCTCGCTCGCGCTTGGCGGACTGATCTGGCGGACTGATACGGGAATGACGGCGTCTTGAAGGCGATTCCCAAGCAAATTCCACGCCGCCTTGTGCCGCCGCCGCCCGCACGAATCAGGTCCCTGCGCGGCCACCTGCCAGTGCCTAACGCGGGCAATTCCGCTGTCAAGCGGCAGCATCCCGGCAAACGGTATTTTTGTCTGATGTTACTAGGAAATATCTTGCGGGTGATCGCTGGCAGACCGAGCTCAAGACTGCATTGCGATAGATCAAAAATTATGGTTTGAGAGGCTTGATTTCGGCGTTCTAGCGATCTGGCCCCAATTCCTCTTAGAGGTATTCTTGCGCGGCGGTTTGTCGGACGGGCGGATCGAATAAGCGTTTCCCGGACACAGGGCGGCGCACTTGGGGTGATTTCGTAAGGGGAGCGCGAACGGCATGAGGATGTCGATGGGTCGGGTGGGCCGGCATTTGCTGGGATTGGCCACCATCGCCTTGGTGGCGACTGGCGTCACGCTGGCGACGGGTGGTGCGGCATTCGCCGAGCTCGGGCAACCGGAGCCGTGGGAATGGCACCTCCAGGCGTCGGGTTCCCCGGTGATGGACAATATCGTCTG encodes the following:
- a CDS encoding PAN domain-containing protein, which translates into the protein MGKGHLTGAVMASVVACVTLLSLAFASVPARAQTAFDRPGGDYFSTPVASGDPEDCALLCERDRRCRSWSFSYPDVEGGSAVCWLKNTVPARVPGSCCISGVRGAGVIEPRVEGVETSIDRPGGDLRNFDLKDGESVETCKAACTADNKCRAFTYARPGYTGREARCYLKKEIKPPRRKAGFTSGVVR
- a CDS encoding invasion associated locus B family protein is translated as MGFSKSMARQASRQVHHLPALAALLAAIVLLALPGLAHAQGAVRSVHGDWQIRCDTPPGAQTEQCALIQSVVAEDRSNAGLTVIVLKTADQKSRLMRVVAPLGVLLPSGLGLKLDNQDVGRAGFVRCLPNGCVAEVVMDDKLLGQLRSAKTATFIIFETPEEGIGFPLSLNGLGEGYDKLP
- a CDS encoding nucleotidyltransferase family protein, whose translation is MTRDEFLALALQNSVNAAIIDELDRLALPDAWLVSGCLVQTVWNVLTGRPIDYGIADYDVFYFDRDTSWEAEDEVIRTLHARLAHLDAKIEVRNQARVHLWYPTKHGLPYPPLRSSSEGIDRFLTQNTQIGIRRASDGYEVYAPHGFDDVAALIARPNPGPNFSVANYAAKAARWKALWPEITVIAAQ
- the lepB gene encoding signal peptidase I, translating into MSVEKATVTSKRKSSGWGGQIVQLAGIVAAVFIAKGALAEPFYVPSGSMEPTLLIGDALLASKFPYGYGTSSLPIQISLPESGRVFAETPKQGDVVVFRWPADRSQAWVKRVVGLPGDRIQMRQGQLFINDRPAELKPDGVGAAEDDNGGSEPAYRYVETLPNGVSHLIFKMRDNGPLDNTQEVTVPPGHLFVLGDNRDNSADSRVPLRSGGVGLLPIDNLIGRADAVLGSWDLGMRGQPVWTWLSGFRLARFFTAVH
- the tldD gene encoding metalloprotease TldD — protein: MTNPATTSLLDRANLDRDQVRHEVARGLSGADDGELFLEYSQTEALMFDNGRLKQATYDTSQGFGLRAVKDDAVGYAHSSDVSLPALMRAADAVAAVRGGYSGSFAAPPPHTNVRLYGDDNPLDAPGFETKVKLLAEIDAYLRDKDPRVRQVSVSLGATWQVVEILRPDGESYRDIRPLVRVNVSVVAGQGDRQESGSKGYGGRAGYAEFIETRSWREAADGALREALVNLESIPAPAGEMDVVLGAGWPGVMLHEAVGHGLEGDFNRKKTSAFAGLMGQQVAAKGVTVVDDGTIASRRGSLSIDDEGTPTNRTVLIEDGILVGYMQDRQNARLMNMKPTGNGRRQGYAHVPMPRMTNTYMLAGDRDPAEILASVKNGVFAANFGGGQVDITSGKYVFQCTEAYKIENGKLGAPLKGAMLIGNGPTDLHRIRMIGNDLALDTGIGTCGKNGQGVPVGVGQPSLLMERITVGGTGA